The Catellatospora citrea DNA segment GCCGGCCCCCTGCACCGGCCGGTTCTGGAACACCGGCGCGAGCCAGATCGCCGTGGTGCCCAGGCCCTCGACGTAGTCCAGCTTGTCGATCAGGCCGGCCAGGTCGCCGCCGTGGTAGAAGCCTTTGTCGGTCTTGTCCAGCCCGGTCTTGAGCCGGTCGCCGGACAGGCCGCCCCTGTCGTTGCGGGTGTCGCCGTTGGCGAAGCGGTCCGGCAGCACGAAGTAGAACTGCTCCGCCTTGCGCCGCGGCGCGCCGGCCGCGGCGAGCGCCGCCGCGGCGGGCTCGTCGGCCCAGTAGGTGTCACCGGCCTGCACCCACCGCGCGGGCGCGTCGCCGGTCAGCCCGCGGACCACCGCGAACGGGGCCGCGGCCAGCACCACCGCCAGCAGTCCGATCAGGAGGGTCCGGGTGGATCTCAACTCTTTGCGAAGTGCCGGGCGCACGAGGGCGCGTAGGGCTGCCATGGGCCTTCTCCGGGAGGGTGAAGTGTCGGGGGCGTCACACGAGCAACAGCGGCAACATACGGGTAACTGAAATGTTTCCGCAAGGCCTTGCAATCTTTGACGTGTTGGCAGCAGACCCCTGAAAGATCGCCGCCGATAGCCTCCCCCGCCCGTGGTCCTCCGGAAGCGGGTCAACCCTTGCCACATGTCGGGTATTAGCTATCAAATGGTCCTAATCGGTCGTACACCTCCACGACCGCTTACGGAAGGTGGATCCCGTGGATGCCATCACCGAACTGCTGACCAGCATCAACGACCTGCTGGCCAGCCTGATCTCCATCGTGCTCGGCGGCGCCGCACCCGGCCTGCCCGTCGACCCGAGCCTCCCGCCCGTACCCGGCCTGCCCGAACTCCCCATCCCCCTCCCACCCCTGCCCCCCATCCCCTAGGGACAAAGGAAGGGCACCTTCTTAACGCTCCGCGTTAAAGAAGGTGCCCTTCTTAACCCCACTGGCCCGAAGGCCCTGCTCAGAGGACGTCGTGGCCCGGGTGGTCGCCGTCGCCCACGTCGACCCGGCGCGGCTCGCTCGGGATGACGCCCAGCTTGCCTGCCTGGTAGTCCTCGAACGCCTGGACCAGCTCGGCCTTGGTGTTCATCACGAACGGCCCGTACGCCATCACCGGCTCGCGGATCGGCTGCCCGCCGAGGATCAGCACGTCCATGCCCGCCGCGTTGCGGCTCTCCTGCGACGCGTCGGCCTCGATGGTGATCACGTCACCGGCCCCGAACACGGCCAGGTTGCCCAGCTTCACCGGCCGCTTGTCCGCGCCGACCGAACCGGATCCGGCCAGCGTGTACACCAGCGCGTTGAAGTCCGGCCGCCACGGCAGCCGCAGCTGCGCCCCCGGCGCGAGCGTGGCGTGCACCAGCGCGATCGGCGTGTGCGTGATGCCGGGCCCGGCGTGCCCGGCCACGTCGCCGGCGATGACGCGCAGCAGCACGCCGCCGTCGGGCGAGCTGAGCAGCGACACCTGACCGGCCCGGATGTCCTGGTAACGCGGCGCCGACATCTTCATCTTGGCGGGCAGGTTGACCCACAGCTGGAAGCCGTGGAACAGACCGCCCGACATGACCAGCTCCTCCGGCGGGGCCTCGATGTGCAGCAGGCCGCTGCCGGCGGTCATCCACTGCGTGTCGCCGTCGGAGATCAGGCCGCCGCCACCGTGCGAGTCCTGGTGCCGGAAGATGCCGTCGAGCAGGTAGGTGACCGTCTCGAAGCCCCGGTGCGGGTGCCACGGGGTGCCCTTGGGCTCACCCGGCGCGTACTCGACCTCGCCCATCTGGTCCATGTGAATGAACGGGTCAAGTGTCTTCAGGTCGACGCCGGCGAACGCGCGGCGGACCGGGAAGCCCTCCCCCTCGAACCCCGACGGCGCGGCGGTCACCGACGTGACCTTCCGCTCGACCGCGGCCTCGCCCGGCACGGGCACCCGGGGCAGCACCAACAGGTCATCGACGGTAACGGCAGGCATGACGCCCTCCTCTGTACTAGCTCGTTCCCCTGACAATAGTTGAACAGTCAACGATCGTCCAACATTCCCCCGGCCACCACCCCTCCGCGTTGATCATGAACTTATGGCCAGGTTCAACGGCGTGTCGCTGGCATAACTTCATGATCACCCCGGGCGCGGGGGTCAGGCGGGAGTGGGGCGGGCGTGGTCGGTGGCCATGCGGAGGGCGAGCGCGCCGAGCACCGTACCCATCAGGTAGCGCTGGACGCGCAGCCAGACCGGGCGGCCGGACAGGACGCCCGCGATCGTGCCGGCGGCCAGGGCGATCAGCCCGTTGACGGTGACCGCGACCACGATCTGCACCGCGCCGAGCGCGAACCCCTGCGCCAGCACATGCCCCGCCTCGGGCTCGATGAACTGGGGGATCAGCGAGAGGTACATGATCGCGATCTTCGGGTTGAGCAGGTTGGTGACCAGCCCCATCGTGAACAGCCGCCGGTTCGAGTCGGGCGGCAGCGCGGTGGGCTCGAACACCGATACGCCGCCGGGTCGCAGGGTCTTGAAAGCCAACCAGCCGAGGTATGCCGCACCGGCGAGCTTGACCGCGAGGTAGAGCGACGGCACTGCCACGAACAGCGCGGAGAGCCCGAGGTTCGTGGCGGCCAGGTAGACGAGGAAGCCCACGGCGACGCCGCCCAGCGAGATCAGCCCCGCCCGCCGGCCCTGGGTGATGCTGCGCGACACCAGATACATCATGTTCGGCCCCGGGGTGAGCACCATGGCCAGCGCCACCGCGAACACCCCGAGGACCGCGCCCGTAGAGATCATGACCAGATCGTCCCACCGTGCGATACCCGCGGTGGAGCACCAATCCGCACCCGGTGGCCCCTCCGGCCAGGCCCAGCCGGGACGTCGATCATGAAGTTAGGGCAGCGACACACCGTCGAACCTGGCCATAAGTTCATGATCGACGCGGGCGGGGCGGGGCGCGGGGTCAGGAGGGGTCGACGAGGACGAATTCGAGGCGGTTGGCGTGGGGGTCTTCGGTGTGGAAGCGGCGGATGCCGGGGACCTCGTCGTTGCCCCAGGTCACCGGGTAGCCGGCGGCGGTGAGGCGGGTGGCGAGGTCGTCGAGGTCGGGGCGGAGGAGGGCGGGGTGCGCCTTGCGGGCGGGGCGGAAGTCGTCCTCGACGCCGAGGTGCAGCTCGCTGCCGTACGCGTCGACGAACCAGCAGCCGCCGCGGACCGCGAGCACCGGGGGTTTGGGTTTCTCGGTCATGCCGAGGACGCCGACATAGAAGCCGCGCAGCACGTCCTCGCTGCCCCGCGGGCAGGCGACCTGTACGTGGTGAATCACATCCCGGAGTCTGGCACGGACTTGCGCGTTAAACAAGACGGACGTACGGTTTGAGTGAGGGCACCGCCCGCTACCAGTAAGCCTTGCCTTACCTGCTGGCGTGCCAGCCCCTGCGAAAGACTTCAGGTTGTAACAGACCCGCTGTGAAGGAGTACGACGTGGCGAGCCTCGACACGTTCGGTGCCAAGAGTGAGCTGCGCGTCGGTGACGCGGGCTACGAGATCTTCCAGATCAGCAAGGTGGAGGGCCACGAGCGGCTGCCCTTCAGCTTGAAGATCCTGCTGGAGAACCTGCTCCGCACCGAAGACGGCGCCAACATCACCGCCGATCACATCCGCGCGCTGGGTGGTTGGGACCCGACCGCCGAGCCCAGCGTGGAGATCCAGTTCACGCCCGCCCGCGTCCTCATGCAGGACTTCACCGGCGTGCCCTGCGTCGTCGACCTGGCCACCATGCGCGAGGCCGTCCGCGACCTGGGCGGCGACGCCTCGAAGGTCAACCCGCTGGCCCCGGCCGAGCTGGTCATCGACCACTCGGTCATCGCCGACGTGTTCGGCCGCCAGGACGCCTTCGAGCGCAACGTCGAGATCGAGTACGGCCGCAACCAGGAGCGCTACCAGTTCCTGCGCTGGGGCCAGACCGCGTTCAACGAGTTCAAGGTCGTGCCGCCGGGCACCGGCATCGTGCACCAGGTGAACATCGAGCACCTGGCCCGCGTGATCATGCCGCGCAACGGCCAGGCCTACCCGGACACCGTGGTCGGCACCGACTCGCACACCACGATGGTCAACGGCCTGGGCGTGCTTGGTTGGGGCGTCGGCGGCATCGAGGCCGAGGCCGCGATGCTGGGCCAGCCGGTCAGCATGCTGATCCCCAAGGTCGTCGGCTTCAAGCTGTTCGGCGAGCTGCCCTCGGGCGCCACCGCCACCGACCTGGTGCTCACCATCACCCAGCAGCTGCGCAAGCACGGGGTGGTCGGCAAGTTCGTCGAGTTCTACGGCCCCGGCGTCACCACGGTGCCGCTGGCCAACCGGGCCACCATCGGCAACATGAGCCCCGAGTTCGGCTCCACCTGCGCGATCTTCCCGATCGACCAGGAGACCATCGCCTACCTGGAGCTGACCGGCCGCCCGGCCGACCAGATCGCGCTGGTCGAGGCGTACGCCAAGGCGCAGGGCCTGTGGCACGACCCGTCGGTCGAGCCGTCCTACTCCGAGTACCTGGAGCTGGACCTGGCCAGCGTCGTGCCGAGCATCGCCGGCCCGAAGCGCCCGCAGGACCGCGTCGAGCTGACCAACGCCAAGACCGCGTTCCGCTCGGTGCTGCCCGACTACGTCAAGGACGACGACACCGACGAGGCGGGCCAGGAGAGCTTCCCGGCCTCGGACGCCCCGTCGCACACGACGTTCCGGGCCAGCAACCCGACGCCGGTGACCGCCGCCGACGGCACGACCTACCAGCTCGACCACGGCGCGGTCGTGATCGC contains these protein-coding regions:
- a CDS encoding pirin family protein, with the protein product MPAVTVDDLLVLPRVPVPGEAAVERKVTSVTAAPSGFEGEGFPVRRAFAGVDLKTLDPFIHMDQMGEVEYAPGEPKGTPWHPHRGFETVTYLLDGIFRHQDSHGGGGLISDGDTQWMTAGSGLLHIEAPPEELVMSGGLFHGFQLWVNLPAKMKMSAPRYQDIRAGQVSLLSSPDGGVLLRVIAGDVAGHAGPGITHTPIALVHATLAPGAQLRLPWRPDFNALVYTLAGSGSVGADKRPVKLGNLAVFGAGDVITIEADASQESRNAAGMDVLILGGQPIREPVMAYGPFVMNTKAELVQAFEDYQAGKLGVIPSEPRRVDVGDGDHPGHDVL
- a CDS encoding LysE family translocator encodes the protein MISTGAVLGVFAVALAMVLTPGPNMMYLVSRSITQGRRAGLISLGGVAVGFLVYLAATNLGLSALFVAVPSLYLAVKLAGAAYLGWLAFKTLRPGGVSVFEPTALPPDSNRRLFTMGLVTNLLNPKIAIMYLSLIPQFIEPEAGHVLAQGFALGAVQIVVAVTVNGLIALAAGTIAGVLSGRPVWLRVQRYLMGTVLGALALRMATDHARPTPA
- a CDS encoding glyoxalase; this encodes MIHHVQVACPRGSEDVLRGFYVGVLGMTEKPKPPVLAVRGGCWFVDAYGSELHLGVEDDFRPARKAHPALLRPDLDDLATRLTAAGYPVTWGNDEVPGIRRFHTEDPHANRLEFVLVDPS